One window of Cryobacterium arcticum genomic DNA carries:
- a CDS encoding ABC transporter ATP-binding protein, with protein MTLQEEPLVHIEHFRMDFASTTVIEDLSFDVRRGETFGFLGSNGSGKTTTLRALLGIYLPSAGVLHIDGRPFTPEAGSRLGYLPEERGLYKKESVIAVMSYFGALKGLSKKAATAWSMDYLERVGLADKAKTRVDKLSGGQQQKVQLGVTIMNDPELLILDEPTKGFDPVNRRLLMDIIEEQKRNGATVLMVTHQMEEVERLCDRVILLKNGRAEAYGTIPEVQNQYGGTMIRMSYSGDIPPSTHYEVSTRDRNYAELTLTDSTDEALILRDLVDAGVLVRSFATSKLSLDEIFVSVYGEQNEMAAR; from the coding sequence ATGACGCTTCAAGAAGAGCCTCTTGTTCACATCGAGCATTTTCGGATGGACTTCGCCAGCACCACTGTCATCGAGGACCTCTCCTTCGATGTGCGACGCGGCGAGACGTTCGGGTTTCTCGGCTCCAACGGGTCGGGAAAGACGACCACCCTGCGAGCCCTGCTCGGAATCTATCTCCCCAGTGCGGGGGTGCTGCACATCGACGGCCGCCCGTTCACCCCGGAGGCCGGCAGCCGGCTGGGCTATCTCCCCGAGGAACGCGGACTCTATAAGAAGGAGTCCGTCATCGCTGTCATGTCGTACTTCGGCGCCCTCAAAGGTCTGAGCAAGAAGGCGGCGACCGCCTGGTCGATGGACTACCTCGAACGGGTCGGTCTGGCCGACAAGGCCAAGACCCGGGTCGACAAGCTCTCGGGCGGGCAGCAGCAGAAGGTGCAGCTGGGCGTCACGATCATGAACGACCCTGAACTGCTCATCCTCGACGAACCCACCAAGGGGTTCGACCCGGTCAACCGGCGGCTGCTCATGGACATCATCGAGGAACAGAAACGCAATGGCGCCACCGTGCTCATGGTCACGCACCAGATGGAGGAGGTGGAGCGTCTCTGCGACCGCGTGATCCTGCTCAAGAACGGACGCGCGGAGGCCTACGGCACCATCCCCGAGGTGCAGAACCAGTACGGCGGAACCATGATCCGCATGAGCTACTCCGGTGACATCCCGCCCTCGACGCACTACGAGGTCAGCACCCGGGACCGCAACTATGCCGAACTCACCCTCACCGACAGCACCGACGAAGCCCTCATCCTGCGCGACCTGGTCGACGCCGGAGTGCTGGTGCGCAGCTTCGCCACCAGCAAGCTCTCACTGGACGAGATCTTCGTGAGCGTCTACGGCGAACAGAACGAAATGGCGGCACGCTGA
- a CDS encoding esterase-like activity of phytase family protein, protein MTFSRPARRITFIAAAAVMASCVVVAPALAAAPAPTTSAFHRTATYPVYLNAPAGVSPADTTAAEISGVTDDGKTVIYTDAPGKRIGFLDISDVNKPVGAGSISLADLGHADDQPTSVAVYGDYVLVVIDESGGDFVSPSGRLDVIRISDRTLVTSLDLAGQPDSIAISKDHAYAAIAIENQRDESATPAGGKKGDLPQLPAGFVQVIDLNADPTTWVTTPVPFVASDGTALPSFTAAGLDSPTDPEPEYVTINSANQLAVTLQENNGIVLVDLPSRAITKVFSAGTATVTGIDTKKDKVINLTGSITNVPREPDSIAWVDDTHLATANEGDWKGGSRGWTIFDASTGAVAWDAGNSFEHLAVAGGLYADSRADKKGSEPEGLMVSTIDGTRYGFVASERSNFVAVYDLTDPVNPVYQQMVFATNGPEGLLAVPSRNLLVASSETDDASVGVRASVALYELGDGGSTAGQPSIVSDDVAGLPIGWVALGALSAKPGDTERIYTASDSALSPSTIFTVDVTKTPARIDSSLVVTENGKPAVFDIEGLHAREQGGFWLAAEGVTGAGNLLYRTDAAGAVQETVALPADISAHISKWGYEGVTATTDAAGHEELYVAIQRPLWTDPADPTATVDGNGVTRIGRYDVTEKTWTWFGYQLEADAGGTDWMGLSEIVAVDENTLAVIERDKLNGPAAAVKRIYTVALPATDPAPGVLPILRKKLAYDVLPDLQATNGWTQEKLEGLTIGADKNVYAVTDNDGLKDATGETVFLKLGTAADVFGLVAPTPDPTPTGTPTAPPTTGPTVPPTAEPTATPTTEPTATPTATPTTQPTATPTPTPTATPTVSPTPTPTGTAVPSPAPTNTGSAPSVVLGDADLRVTAGSAVGISGRGFAANTALTVALYSTPVRLATITSAADGSYATQVTIPASTEAGAHRIVVTAANGDSAEIAFTVVAAGSGSTLASTGVGFVTPMLGGALALLAAGAGALFLRRRQQA, encoded by the coding sequence ATGACTTTTTCGAGACCAGCCCGCCGCATCACCTTCATCGCGGCGGCGGCTGTCATGGCCAGCTGCGTGGTCGTCGCCCCGGCGCTCGCCGCGGCCCCTGCGCCCACGACCTCGGCGTTCCACCGCACCGCCACCTACCCGGTCTACCTCAACGCGCCCGCCGGCGTCAGCCCGGCCGACACCACCGCCGCCGAGATCTCCGGCGTCACCGACGATGGCAAGACCGTCATCTACACGGATGCCCCGGGCAAGCGCATCGGCTTCCTCGACATCTCCGACGTGAACAAGCCCGTCGGCGCCGGCAGCATCTCCCTGGCCGACCTCGGCCACGCCGACGACCAGCCCACCTCCGTGGCCGTCTACGGCGACTACGTGCTCGTGGTCATCGACGAGAGCGGCGGCGACTTCGTCTCGCCCTCCGGCCGGCTCGACGTGATCCGCATCAGCGACCGCACCCTGGTCACCAGCCTCGACCTGGCCGGCCAGCCCGACTCGATCGCCATCAGCAAAGACCACGCCTACGCGGCCATCGCGATCGAGAACCAGCGCGACGAGTCGGCCACCCCCGCCGGCGGCAAGAAGGGCGACCTGCCCCAGCTGCCCGCCGGGTTCGTTCAGGTGATCGACCTCAACGCCGACCCCACCACCTGGGTGACCACCCCGGTGCCTTTCGTGGCCTCCGACGGCACGGCACTGCCCTCGTTCACGGCGGCCGGCCTCGACTCGCCCACCGACCCCGAGCCCGAGTACGTCACCATCAACAGCGCCAACCAGCTGGCCGTCACCCTGCAGGAGAACAACGGCATCGTGCTCGTCGACCTGCCCAGCCGGGCCATCACCAAGGTCTTCAGCGCCGGCACCGCCACGGTCACCGGGATCGACACCAAGAAGGACAAGGTGATCAACCTCACCGGCTCGATCACCAACGTTCCGCGCGAACCCGACTCCATCGCCTGGGTGGACGACACCCACCTGGCCACCGCCAACGAGGGCGACTGGAAGGGCGGCAGCCGAGGCTGGACCATCTTCGACGCCAGCACGGGCGCCGTGGCCTGGGATGCCGGCAACTCCTTCGAGCACCTCGCCGTGGCCGGCGGCCTGTACGCCGACAGCCGTGCCGACAAGAAGGGCAGCGAACCCGAGGGCCTGATGGTCTCCACCATCGACGGCACCCGCTACGGATTCGTCGCCTCCGAGCGCAGCAACTTCGTGGCCGTCTACGACCTCACCGACCCGGTGAACCCGGTCTACCAGCAGATGGTCTTCGCCACCAACGGGCCCGAGGGCCTGTTGGCCGTGCCCAGCCGCAACCTGCTCGTCGCCTCGAGCGAGACCGACGACGCGAGCGTCGGCGTGCGCGCATCCGTCGCCCTGTACGAGCTCGGCGACGGCGGCAGCACGGCGGGCCAGCCGAGCATCGTCTCCGACGACGTCGCGGGCCTGCCGATCGGCTGGGTCGCGCTCGGCGCGCTGAGCGCCAAGCCCGGCGACACCGAGCGAATCTACACGGCCAGCGATTCGGCCCTCTCGCCCAGCACCATCTTCACGGTCGACGTCACAAAAACCCCCGCGCGCATCGACTCCAGCCTGGTCGTCACCGAGAACGGCAAGCCGGCCGTCTTCGACATCGAGGGCCTGCACGCCCGCGAGCAGGGCGGCTTCTGGCTCGCCGCCGAGGGCGTCACCGGTGCCGGCAACCTGCTGTATCGCACGGATGCCGCCGGTGCCGTTCAGGAGACCGTGGCCCTGCCGGCCGACATCTCCGCGCACATCTCCAAGTGGGGCTACGAAGGCGTCACCGCGACGACGGATGCGGCCGGGCACGAAGAGCTCTACGTCGCGATCCAGCGCCCGCTGTGGACCGACCCCGCGGATCCCACCGCCACGGTGGACGGCAATGGTGTGACCCGCATCGGCCGGTACGACGTGACCGAGAAGACCTGGACCTGGTTCGGTTACCAGCTGGAGGCCGACGCCGGCGGAACCGACTGGATGGGCCTGTCCGAGATCGTGGCCGTGGACGAGAACACCCTCGCCGTGATCGAGCGGGACAAGCTCAACGGCCCCGCCGCCGCCGTCAAGCGCATCTACACCGTGGCCCTGCCGGCCACGGATCCCGCCCCCGGCGTGCTGCCGATCCTGCGCAAGAAGCTGGCCTACGACGTGCTGCCCGACCTCCAGGCCACCAACGGCTGGACCCAGGAGAAGCTCGAGGGCCTCACCATCGGCGCCGACAAGAACGTCTACGCGGTCACCGACAACGACGGCCTGAAGGACGCCACGGGCGAGACCGTGTTCCTCAAGCTGGGCACCGCGGCCGATGTCTTCGGTCTCGTGGCACCGACGCCGGACCCGACGCCGACCGGCACGCCGACAGCCCCGCCCACGACCGGGCCGACCGTTCCGCCGACTGCGGAGCCGACCGCTACGCCGACGACCGAGCCGACCGCGACCCCGACCGCCACGCCGACGACCCAGCCGACCGCGACCCCGACCCCGACCCCGACGGCAACTCCGACGGTGTCGCCGACCCCCACCCCGACCGGCACGGCCGTACCGTCCCCGGCCCCGACCAACACCGGCAGCGCACCGTCCGTCGTGCTGGGCGACGCCGACCTGCGGGTCACCGCGGGCAGTGCCGTCGGCATCTCCGGGCGCGGCTTCGCGGCCAATACCGCACTCACGGTGGCGCTGTACTCCACCCCGGTGCGGCTCGCCACGATCACGAGCGCTGCGGATGGCTCCTACGCCACCCAGGTCACCATCCCGGCGAGCACGGAAGCCGGCGCGCACCGCATCGTCGTGACCGCCGCCAACGGTGACAGCGCCGAGATCGCCTTCACGGTGGTCGCGGCGGGCTCAGGGTCCACCCTGGCCAGCACCGGCGTCGGATTCGTCACCCCGATGCTGGGCGGCGCCCTGGCGCTGCTGGCCGCGGGAGCCGGCGCCCTGTTCCTGCGTCGCCGCCAGCAGGCCTAA
- a CDS encoding 5'-3' exonuclease yields MLLDTAALYFRAFHGVPDTVVAPGGEPVNAVRGLLDMIARLTTEFRPTEIVACWDDDWRPQWRVDLIPTYKTHRVAAEPATDADTAIETVPDLLSPQVPVIREVLAALGIPVVGAAHHEADDVIGTLASHSDIPVDVVTGDRDLFQLVDDSRDVRVIYTGRGMARLEILTDASLTAKTGVTPAQYADFAAMRGDASDGLPGVAGVGEKTAATLLAEFGDLDGIVAAAADPDVKLSASVRAKIVAAADYLLVAPKVVNVVRDLQLPAFDARIRPATPEQLADLERLDTRWGLGSSLTRAQEALAAREL; encoded by the coding sequence ATGCTGCTCGACACCGCCGCCCTCTATTTCCGTGCCTTCCACGGGGTGCCCGACACCGTTGTCGCGCCGGGCGGCGAGCCCGTGAACGCCGTGCGCGGGTTGCTCGACATGATCGCCCGGCTCACCACCGAATTCCGGCCCACCGAGATCGTGGCGTGCTGGGACGACGACTGGCGCCCGCAGTGGCGGGTCGATCTGATCCCCACCTACAAGACCCACCGGGTGGCCGCCGAACCGGCGACGGATGCCGACACCGCGATCGAGACCGTGCCCGACCTGCTCAGCCCGCAGGTGCCGGTCATCCGTGAGGTGCTCGCCGCTCTCGGCATCCCGGTGGTCGGCGCCGCGCACCACGAGGCCGACGACGTGATCGGTACCCTGGCCTCGCACTCCGACATCCCGGTGGATGTGGTCACCGGAGACCGCGACCTGTTCCAGCTCGTCGACGACAGCCGTGACGTGCGGGTGATCTACACCGGCCGTGGCATGGCCCGGCTGGAGATCCTCACGGATGCGTCGTTGACGGCCAAGACCGGGGTCACCCCGGCGCAGTACGCGGACTTCGCGGCCATGCGCGGCGACGCCTCCGATGGGCTGCCCGGTGTGGCCGGGGTGGGCGAGAAGACCGCGGCGACGCTACTGGCCGAGTTCGGCGACCTCGACGGCATCGTCGCGGCCGCGGCCGATCCCGACGTGAAGCTCAGCGCGTCCGTGCGGGCGAAGATCGTGGCTGCCGCCGACTACCTGCTCGTGGCGCCGAAGGTGGTGAATGTGGTGCGCGACCTGCAGCTGCCGGCGTTCGACGCCCGCATCCGCCCGGCAACGCCCGAGCAGCTGGCCGACCTCGAGCGCCTCGACACCCGCTGGGGCCTGGGTTCCTCCCTCACCCGAGCCCAAGAGGCCCTCGCCGCCCGCGAACTCTGA
- a CDS encoding DUF6328 family protein has protein sequence MTDSPLPDEPDADHDGRDETLTERLDRNWNELLQELRVIQTGTQILTGFLLAAVFQSRFDELDDFQRDTYLVLVVTSILTTLVGLAPVSLHRVLFRRQAKGTIVRYTNRFVEVTLAGVAITVAGIGLLIFDLVLGRAWGIAFAGFIFMVVLVIWIVVPRLIRRGI, from the coding sequence ATGACCGATTCCCCGCTTCCGGACGAGCCCGACGCGGACCACGACGGCCGCGACGAAACGCTCACCGAACGGTTGGACCGCAACTGGAACGAGTTGCTGCAGGAACTGCGCGTCATCCAGACCGGCACCCAGATCCTCACGGGCTTCCTGCTGGCCGCGGTGTTCCAGTCCCGGTTCGACGAGCTCGACGACTTCCAGCGCGATACCTACCTCGTGCTCGTGGTCACCTCCATCCTCACCACCCTGGTGGGGCTGGCGCCCGTGAGCCTGCACCGGGTGCTGTTCCGCCGGCAGGCCAAGGGCACGATCGTGCGGTACACCAACCGCTTCGTGGAGGTCACGCTGGCCGGGGTCGCCATCACGGTCGCCGGCATCGGGCTGTTGATCTTCGACCTGGTGCTCGGCCGGGCCTGGGGCATCGCCTTCGCCGGGTTCATCTTCATGGTGGTGCTGGTGATCTGGATCGTCGTGCCACGCCTCATCCGTCGCGGCATTTAG
- the arr gene encoding NAD(+)--rifampin ADP-ribosyltransferase → MSGEPIPFEVHESGALFHGTKAQLAVGDLLLPGRQSNFGVGRTANHVYVTGTLDAATWGAELAAGEGRGHIYIVEPLGAVEDDPNVTDKKFPGNPTRSYRTREPVKVIGELTDWVGHTPAQLQAMRDGLAALERNGGAVIYD, encoded by the coding sequence ATGAGTGGTGAACCGATACCGTTCGAGGTGCACGAGTCCGGTGCGCTGTTCCACGGCACCAAGGCACAGCTGGCGGTGGGTGACCTGTTGCTGCCCGGCCGGCAGTCGAACTTCGGCGTGGGGCGAACCGCAAACCACGTCTACGTGACCGGGACCCTGGATGCGGCGACCTGGGGCGCCGAACTGGCCGCCGGCGAGGGCCGCGGCCACATCTATATCGTCGAACCGCTCGGCGCCGTCGAAGACGACCCCAATGTGACCGACAAGAAGTTTCCCGGCAACCCGACCCGGTCGTACCGCACCCGCGAGCCCGTGAAGGTGATCGGCGAGCTCACGGACTGGGTGGGGCACACACCTGCTCAGCTGCAGGCGATGCGGGACGGCCTCGCCGCGCTCGAGCGCAACGGCGGCGCGGTCATCTACGACTGA
- a CDS encoding ABC transporter permease, whose amino-acid sequence MARHNLRTVIGFEVGRTLSKRRFWITTLLVPVGIAIVMTLMIIGNTSAESTRDAQADAAITFTYSDASGYVDPAVASKMGGTAVTDDAAAIAAVKAGTEDAHFVYPADPSTAAVQVSGVDKGLFGNGAYDAVAKQLLVLSAQNEIGDPALAELARGNVSVDATTYNDGEKAAGFMGVIPPLIYVVVFFLVFTLLSNQMLTSTLEEKENRVTEMILTTLNPTTLITGKIISLFIVGFTQVLVFLAPVAIAYAFFRDSLNIPELDFSALTFDPAQMIVGALLAIGGFALFTGTLVAIGAIMPTAKDAGSLSAVLILLLIMPLYAVSSIVSSPHSFVVQIFTYFPYSAPLTAMLRNAFGTLNGWEAAVIIVELFLLAAVVLQLAVRLFRYGSIQYTSRVSLKTVFARTRADVAPTV is encoded by the coding sequence ATGGCACGGCACAACCTGCGCACGGTCATCGGATTCGAGGTCGGCCGCACGCTCAGCAAGCGGCGGTTCTGGATCACCACCCTGCTGGTGCCGGTCGGCATCGCCATTGTGATGACCCTCATGATCATCGGCAACACCTCGGCCGAGAGCACGAGGGATGCCCAAGCCGACGCCGCGATCACGTTCACCTACAGCGATGCATCCGGCTATGTCGACCCGGCCGTGGCGTCGAAGATGGGCGGCACGGCCGTGACGGATGACGCCGCCGCGATCGCCGCCGTGAAGGCGGGCACCGAAGACGCCCACTTCGTGTACCCGGCCGACCCGAGCACCGCCGCCGTGCAGGTGTCCGGCGTCGACAAGGGACTCTTCGGCAACGGCGCCTACGACGCCGTGGCCAAACAGCTGCTCGTCCTGAGCGCGCAGAACGAGATCGGGGATCCGGCGTTGGCCGAACTGGCCCGGGGCAACGTCTCGGTGGACGCCACCACCTACAACGACGGGGAGAAGGCCGCCGGCTTCATGGGCGTGATCCCGCCGCTGATCTACGTCGTGGTCTTCTTCCTCGTGTTCACCCTGCTCTCGAACCAGATGCTCACGAGCACCCTGGAGGAGAAGGAGAACCGGGTCACCGAGATGATCCTCACCACCCTCAACCCCACCACGCTGATCACGGGCAAGATCATCTCGCTGTTCATCGTGGGGTTCACCCAGGTGCTCGTGTTCCTGGCCCCCGTCGCCATCGCCTACGCCTTCTTCCGCGACTCGCTCAACATCCCGGAGCTTGACTTCTCGGCGCTGACCTTCGACCCGGCGCAGATGATCGTGGGAGCGTTGCTGGCCATCGGCGGGTTCGCCCTGTTCACCGGCACGCTGGTGGCCATCGGGGCGATCATGCCCACGGCCAAAGACGCCGGCAGCCTGTCGGCCGTGCTGATCCTCCTGCTGATCATGCCGTTGTACGCGGTCTCCTCGATCGTCTCGAGCCCGCACAGCTTCGTGGTGCAGATCTTCACCTACTTCCCGTATTCGGCGCCGCTCACCGCGATGCTGCGGAACGCATTCGGCACCCTCAACGGGTGGGAGGCGGCCGTCATCATCGTCGAGTTGTTCCTGCTCGCCGCAGTCGTGCTCCAGCTGGCCGTGCGGCTCTTCCGGTACGGGTCGATTCAGTACACCAGCCGGGTGTCGCTGAAGACTGTGTTCGCCCGCACCCGCGCCGACGTGGCACCGACCGTCTGA
- a CDS encoding pyridoxal phosphate-dependent aminotransferase: MPQLSSTARSVPGSGIRRIFELAADLPDVIQLSVGEPEERVAPHILDAGARAWQNDATNYTPNSGLLLLRSAIVSKLGEFNGYAVDEDQVHITAGGSQALHMAMLLTLDAGDEILIPDPGYATFAMASRLVGAVPVPYRLTAEHAFRPRIDDLEQRVGPRTRVLLINSPSNPLGVVFEPEVLRELLDFAARHDLWVISDEVYEYFTFHGGYTSVASLDPNDRVFSVYSLSKTYGLTGGRIGYLVTPPGVAGTFRAAQEAIVSCVNTPAQLAALAAIEGDQSAIADAREHYRKNLAAAGAALDARGIEYYRPDGAFYLWVNVSYCSNGNVAQWAEEFLLSQRVAVAPGSAFGAGGEGWIRICAAGQRKPLLTALSRLPAV, from the coding sequence ATGCCCCAACTTTCGTCCACGGCGCGGTCGGTTCCCGGGTCGGGCATCCGCCGCATCTTCGAGCTCGCCGCCGACCTGCCCGACGTGATCCAGCTCAGTGTGGGCGAACCCGAGGAACGCGTGGCGCCGCACATTCTCGACGCGGGCGCCCGAGCGTGGCAGAACGACGCCACCAACTACACCCCGAACAGTGGCCTGCTGCTGTTGCGGTCCGCCATCGTGAGCAAGCTCGGCGAATTCAACGGGTACGCGGTCGACGAAGATCAGGTGCACATCACGGCCGGCGGCTCGCAGGCCCTGCACATGGCGATGCTCCTCACCCTCGACGCCGGCGACGAGATCCTCATTCCCGACCCGGGTTACGCCACCTTCGCCATGGCGTCCCGGCTCGTCGGCGCCGTTCCCGTGCCCTACCGGCTCACTGCCGAGCACGCCTTCCGGCCCCGCATCGACGACCTCGAGCAGCGGGTGGGCCCGCGCACCCGCGTGCTGCTGATCAACAGCCCGTCCAACCCGCTCGGCGTGGTCTTCGAGCCGGAGGTGCTGCGGGAACTGCTCGACTTCGCCGCCCGGCACGACCTCTGGGTGATCAGCGACGAGGTCTACGAGTACTTCACCTTCCATGGCGGCTACACGAGCGTGGCGAGCCTGGACCCGAACGACCGGGTGTTCAGCGTCTACTCGCTCTCCAAGACGTACGGCCTCACCGGCGGCCGGATCGGCTACCTGGTGACCCCGCCCGGCGTGGCGGGCACCTTCCGCGCCGCGCAGGAGGCGATCGTGAGCTGTGTGAACACCCCGGCACAGCTCGCCGCCCTGGCCGCGATCGAGGGCGACCAGTCGGCGATAGCGGATGCGCGGGAGCACTACCGTAAAAACCTCGCGGCAGCCGGGGCGGCCCTGGATGCCCGCGGCATCGAGTACTACCGTCCGGACGGGGCGTTCTACCTCTGGGTCAACGTCTCGTACTGCTCCAATGGAAACGTCGCCCAGTGGGCCGAGGAGTTCCTGCTCAGCCAACGGGTGGCCGTGGCGCCCGGTTCGGCTTTCGGCGCCGGCGGAGAGGGCTGGATCCGGATCTGCGCCGCCGGCCAGCGGAAGCCGCTGCTCACCGCGCTGTCCCGGTTGCCCGCCGTCTAA
- a CDS encoding helix-turn-helix transcriptional regulator produces MTTRTSASALAAAPEHLGLGLPDRVDDFARLLQNPSFSDVRDDGQAWLQRCYAEIVPLVLPAALHSVESGEPLPAECLRALRAVAAGSASDTDVQLSVILRGALPALRVFAAFMHETAPADPRQTVLAMARATRVAHELGSCWVEAWSDARATKGHLVPEPAPASTPTPVPAASVTGPPRASVTALDGGSIELVAADPDLSDAEARMLTLAAYGHSNDHIARATSYSRQAVGWHLSRIMRAWKTPNRTALVALAFVKGVLVARSAPRAPRALPASDQAGTRKSLSQPTSS; encoded by the coding sequence ATGACCACCAGAACGAGCGCATCGGCCCTCGCTGCCGCGCCTGAACACCTCGGTCTCGGCCTTCCCGATCGGGTCGACGACTTCGCCCGGTTGCTGCAGAACCCGTCGTTCAGCGACGTTCGGGACGACGGGCAGGCCTGGCTGCAGCGCTGTTATGCAGAAATCGTGCCGCTGGTGCTGCCCGCGGCGCTGCACTCTGTCGAGTCCGGTGAGCCGCTTCCGGCCGAGTGCCTGCGCGCTCTGCGCGCGGTGGCGGCGGGGTCGGCCAGCGACACGGATGTGCAGTTGTCGGTGATCCTCCGCGGGGCGTTGCCGGCGCTGCGCGTGTTCGCCGCCTTCATGCATGAGACCGCGCCGGCCGATCCCCGCCAGACCGTGCTCGCCATGGCCAGGGCCACCCGAGTAGCCCACGAACTGGGCAGCTGCTGGGTGGAGGCGTGGAGCGACGCTCGCGCGACCAAGGGACACCTTGTGCCCGAGCCGGCGCCGGCATCGACACCCACTCCAGTGCCGGCGGCATCCGTCACCGGCCCGCCGCGCGCATCCGTCACGGCTCTCGACGGCGGTTCGATCGAACTGGTAGCAGCCGACCCCGACCTCAGCGACGCCGAAGCGCGGATGCTGACCCTCGCCGCCTACGGGCACTCGAACGACCACATCGCCCGGGCCACCAGCTACAGCCGCCAGGCCGTGGGCTGGCACCTGTCCCGCATCATGCGGGCCTGGAAGACGCCCAACCGCACGGCGCTGGTGGCGCTGGCGTTCGTGAAAGGGGTGCTCGTAGCGCGATCCGCGCCCCGAGCACCCCGGGCTCTGCCGGCGTCAGATCAGGCGGGAACCCGGAAGTCGCTGTCGCAGCCGACCTCGTCCTGA
- a CDS encoding peptidoglycan-binding protein — protein MNDSSDAEGTPVPHEPVTTRRGRRRWGIASAGVTLAALIAGYAVWAPGQEEPAPPPLTVSTAEVTTGSVASETKVAGTVQYASTVPITSGLAGVVTELPAPGTTLSVGAVVYRVDTRPVIMLSGTVPAWRDFSSDMSDGEDVRQLEQNLRTLGVFSGEPDNRFTWDTTVAIRAWQKSLGVERTGTLERSMILISDQDLRVDAVDSRVGAQVDAGSSLYRATSRQLVVEVNVKSSDRQVAVVGGTVTVSLPTGVTADGLVESVAAPVNKPDADGSGSSIVVPVRITVADQPAVADLALSGVTVSFAGAVTDDVLTVPVDALVPISDTQFAVELPRKNPEAERTLIPVTVGAFASGLVEISGAKIVAGLSVVVPAR, from the coding sequence GTGAACGACTCGTCCGATGCTGAGGGCACTCCTGTGCCGCACGAGCCGGTGACGACTCGCCGCGGCAGGCGCCGCTGGGGAATTGCAAGCGCCGGCGTCACCCTCGCGGCCCTTATCGCCGGATACGCCGTCTGGGCTCCCGGCCAGGAGGAACCAGCTCCTCCACCGCTCACGGTGTCCACGGCAGAGGTCACCACCGGTAGCGTCGCATCCGAGACGAAGGTCGCCGGCACCGTGCAGTACGCAAGCACTGTGCCGATCACGTCCGGACTGGCCGGGGTGGTCACGGAACTGCCCGCTCCGGGTACGACTCTCAGCGTCGGTGCGGTCGTCTACCGAGTGGATACCCGGCCGGTCATCATGCTCTCCGGGACCGTGCCGGCTTGGCGCGACTTCTCCTCGGATATGTCCGACGGGGAGGACGTGCGCCAGTTGGAGCAGAACCTCCGCACCCTGGGTGTCTTCAGCGGCGAACCGGACAACCGTTTCACCTGGGACACCACCGTCGCCATCCGCGCCTGGCAGAAGTCCCTCGGCGTGGAGCGCACCGGCACGCTGGAGCGGTCCATGATCCTGATCTCGGACCAGGATCTGCGGGTCGACGCCGTCGACAGCCGCGTCGGCGCGCAGGTGGACGCCGGTTCCTCGCTGTACCGGGCCACCAGCCGGCAACTGGTCGTCGAGGTCAACGTCAAGTCGTCCGACCGGCAGGTGGCCGTCGTCGGGGGCACCGTCACCGTGTCCCTGCCGACCGGGGTGACCGCCGACGGCCTCGTCGAGTCCGTCGCCGCGCCGGTGAACAAGCCGGATGCCGACGGCTCGGGCAGCAGCATCGTCGTGCCCGTGCGCATCACGGTGGCCGATCAGCCCGCGGTGGCCGACCTGGCCCTGTCCGGTGTCACCGTGAGCTTTGCCGGCGCGGTGACAGACGATGTGCTCACGGTTCCGGTGGATGCCCTCGTTCCGATCAGCGACACCCAGTTCGCCGTCGAGCTGCCCCGCAAGAATCCCGAAGCCGAACGCACGCTCATCCCCGTCACGGTGGGCGCGTTCGCATCGGGGCTGGTGGAAATCTCCGGCGCGAAGATCGTCGCCGGGCTGTCCGTCGTGGTGCCAGCGCGATGA